A DNA window from Nycticebus coucang isolate mNycCou1 chromosome 1, mNycCou1.pri, whole genome shotgun sequence contains the following coding sequences:
- the LOC128588924 gene encoding uncharacterized protein C16orf52 homolog B-like yields the protein MDKLTIISGCLFLAAAIFAIASIANPDWINTGESAGALTVGLVRQCQTIHGRDRTCIPPWLPSEWVTTLFFIIVGIISLTVTGLLVASHWRREVTKYAGWIAFTAMILFCMAALIFPIGFYISEVRGQLYKLPNNTVVGSSYVLFVLSIFFTIVGLLFAGKVCLPD from the coding sequence ATGGATAAACTGACCATCATCTCAGGATGTCTCTTTCTGGCCGCCGCTATCTTCGCCATCGCCAGCATCGCCAACCCGGACTGGATCAACACGGGGGAGTCAGCGGGAGCACTCACTGTTGGCCTTGTGAGACAGTGTCAAACAATCCATGGACGAGACCGGACATGCATCCCTCCCTGGCTTCCCTCAGAATGGGTCACCACACTGTTTTTTATCATCGTGGGAATCATTTCATTGACTGTTACAGGTTTGCTGGTGGCTTCCCACTGGCGAAGAGAAGTTACAAAATATGCTGGATGGATAGCATTCACTGCAATGATCCTTTTCTGTATGGCTGCCCTAATATTTCCAATAGGATTTTACATCAGTGAAGTCAGAGGTCaactttataaattacccaacaACACAGTAGTTGGGTCATCATATGTACTTTTTGTCTTATCAATTTTCTTTACAATAGTAGGACTTCTATTTGCTGGCAAAGTTTGTTTACCAGACTGA